In one window of Lepus europaeus isolate LE1 chromosome 14, mLepTim1.pri, whole genome shotgun sequence DNA:
- the LOC133773849 gene encoding transmembrane epididymal protein 1-like, giving the protein MGTFIGHVYPGLFLVLYGLHQAVAVSRAMINGTPLPCPPRAPRNKGRWAWLWTLSYAGLLKTAAGSLLVAYEISCVEGGLVLMDRQLPPRFMYPHEWQHLTMFALLALLGCVELASSSLLPRRCVALEKGALALAFYELLLLLGSHVKDSSGVELQVHALLLLVVLLLTLVLTAQLWAPAACQLWLMESFLFLVMGSWLVQAGFILYRPISGFPWQDDDIGDIMFVTTFFCWHVLADALCLLAVHGFSFFWLRCCSPRSEPAGPTGALRHAGPPGPLYVLLQEAEQSEKEEGALLLPQAQPGP; this is encoded by the coding sequence ATGGGGACCTTTATCGGCCACGTGTACCCAGGGCTGTTTCTGGTCCTGTACGGGCTACACCAGGCGGTAGCTGTGTCCAGAGCCATGATAAACGGCACCCCGCTCCCGTGTCCTCCACGCGCCCCCCGGAACAAGGGCAGGTGGGCCTGGCTGTGGACGCTGTCCTACGCGGGGCTGCTGAAGACGGCGGCCGGCTCCCTCCTGGTGGCCTACGAGATAAGCTGTGTGGAAGGAGGGCTGGTGCTGATGGACAGGCAGCTGCCGCCCCGGTTCATGTACCCCCACGAGTGGCAGCACCTCACCATGTTCGCCCTCCTGGCCCTCCTGGGCTGCGTGGAGCTGGCCAGCAGCAGCCTGCTGCCCCGCAGGTGCGTGGCCCTGGAGAAGggcgccctggccctggccttctacgagctcctgctgctgctggggtccCACGTGAAGGACTCGTCGGGCGTGGAGCTGCAGGTGCACGCCCTGCTCCTGCTGGTGGTGCTGCTGCTGACCCTGGTGCTGACCGCGCAGCTCTGGGCTCCCGCCGCctgccagctctggctgatggAGAGCTTCCTCTTCCTCGTCATGggctcctggctggtgcaggccgGCTTCATCCTGTACAGACCCATCTCCGGCTTCCCCTGGCAGGACGACGACATCGGCGACATCATGTTTGTCACCACTTTCTTCTGCTGGCACGTGCTGGCCGACGCGCTGTGCCTGCTGGCGGTCCACGGCTTCTCCTTCTTCTGGCTGCGTTGCTGCAGCCCCCGCTCGGAGCCGGCGGGGCCCACAGGGGCTCTGCGTCACGCAGGCCCCCCGGGGCCCCTCTACGTGttgctgcaggaggcagagcagtctgagaaggaggagggggctcTCCTCCTGCCACAGGCTCAGCCCGGGCCCTAG
- the GLUL gene encoding glutamine synthetase: MATSASSHLNKGIKQVYMGLPQGEKVQAMYIWIDGTGEGLRCKTRTLDCEPKCVEELPEWNFDGSSTFQSEGSNSDMYLVPAAMFRDPFRKDPNKLVFCEVFKYNRKPAESNLRHSCKRIMDMVSSQHPWFGMEQEYTLMGTDGHPFGWPSNGFPGPQGPYYCGVGADRAYGRDIVEAHYRACLYAGIKIAGTNAEVMPAQWEFQIGPCEGIHMGDHLWVARFILHRVCEDFGVIATFDPKPIPGNWNGAGCHTNFSTKAMREEDGLKHIEEAIEKLSRRHQYHIRAYDPKGGLDNARRLTGFHETSNINDFSAGVANRSASIRIPRTVGQERRGYFEDRRPSANCDPFAVTEALIRTCLLNETGDEPFQYKN, from the exons ATGGCCACCTCGGCAAGCTCCCACCTGAACAAGGGCATCAAGCAGGTGTACATGGGCCTGCCGCAGGGCGAGAAGGTGCAGGCCATGTACATCTGGATCGACGGCACGGGGGAGGGGCTGCGCTGCAAGACGCGGACGCTGGACTGCGAGCCCAAGTGCGTGGAAG AGCTGCCCGAGTGGAACTTTGACGGCTCGAGCACCTTCCAGTCGGAAGGCTCCAACAGCGACATGTATCTCGTCCCCGCCGCCATGTTCCGCGACCCCTTCCGCAAGGACCCCAACAAGCTGGTGTTCTGTGAGGTCTTCAAGTACAACCGGAAGCCGGCAG AGAGCAACCTGCGGCACAGCTGCAAGAGGATCATGGACATGGTGAGCAGCCAGCACCCGTGGTTCGGCATGGAGCAGGAGTACACGCTCATGGGCACAGACGGACACCCCTTCGGGTGGCCTTCCAACGGCTTCCCTGGGCCCCAAG GCCCCTACTACTGCGGCGTGGGGGCCGACCGGGCCTACGGCAGGGACATCGTGGAGGCGCACTACCGGGCCTGCCTCTACGCCGGCATCAAGATCGCGGGGACCAACGCCGAGGTCATGCCTGCCCAG TGGGAGTTCCAGATCGGGCCTTGCGagggcatccacatgggagaccacctCTGGGTGGCCCGGTTCATCCTGCACCGGGTCTGTGAGGACTTCGGCGTGATCGCGACCTTTGACCCCAAGCCCATCCCTGGGAACTGGAACGGCGCAGGCTGCCACACCAACTTCAGCACCAAGGCCATGCGAGAGGAGGACGGGCTCAA GCACATCGAGGAGGCTATTGAGAAGCTGAGCCGACGGCACCAGTACCACATCCGGGCCTACGACCCCAAGGGCGGCCTGGACAACGCGCGCCGCCTCACCGGCTTCCACGAGACGTCCAACATCAACGACTTCTCGGCCGGCGTGGCCAACCGCAGCGCCAGCATCCGCATCCCCCGGACTGTGGGCCAGGAGAGGCGGGGCTACTTCGAGGACCGCCGCCCCTCGGCCAACTGCGACCCCTTCGCCGTCACGGAGGCCCTCATCCGCACGTGCCTGCTCAACGAGACCGGCGACGAGCCCTTCCAGTACAAGAACTGa